In the genome of Streptomyces sp. P3, the window CGGCTGGCCAGGAGCTGTTGGCCCTGGCTGGATTCCATGATCTCGGCCGGGTCGGCGGACAGGGGGTGAAAGTCCACTGCCGAACTGTGGTCGAGGTGTTGGTAGCGGGTGCTGGCGAGTAGGCGTACGGTGTCGCCCTGCTGGGTGAGTGCGTGGCCGAGTGCCAGGCAGGGCTGGACGTCCCCGCGGGATCCTGCCGCGAAGATCATCACGGTGCGGCCCATGGCAGCGCCTTTCTGCCGTCGGTGCATGCCGGGGCTGGTTGGTTCACTTCAGGGCGCGTTGAACGGCGGGCCACAGCGTGTGCAGTTCGCGGTTCCAGTACGGCCACGAGTGTGTGCCGGGCCGGTAGAAGTGGGTAGTCGTCTGGACGCCTGAGGAGCGCAGGGCCCCCGCGAATTTCTTCATCGACTGCGGCAGTGCCGCTTCGGCCAGGGCACCGACAAGCACGACATCGAGTGTGTGGGTTGTGTCCAGGGGGCCGGGCGTTCCGTCGCCCGCGGACAGGTGGACCTTTGTTCCGCGGAAGGCGGCCGGCATCGCGGCGGGATTGTGAGCCTGCCAGATGCGAGCGTCCGTGCCTGGGTCACCCCACACCTTTCGCAGGTCGGTGCCTTCCCTGTTGGCGCCGAGTGCCAGAGCCAGACGCGCCGCGCCGTCGTTGAGGTCGACGTAGGAACTCATGGACGCCACGTAGCGGAACATGCCCTTGTGGCGTGCGGCGTAGTTGAGTGCGCCGAATCCGCCCATGGACAGACCCATGATCGCTCTGGAGGAGCTGGCCCGGTAGCTCTTCTCCATGAGCCGGACCAGTTCGCGGGTGTGGAAGGTTTCCCAGCGGGGGGCGCCGGTTTTCCAGTCGGTGTAGTAGCCGGCTCTGCCGCCGTCGGGCATCACCACCAGAACGTCGGAATTCTTGGCCAGGGCCTCGACGTCTGTCTCCCGTGTCCAGGAGGTGTAGTCGTCGTCCCCGCCGTGCAGCATGTACAGCACGGGGAAGGTGGCCCGCCGGTGTGTTGTCCAGTTCTTGGGCAGAATGACCCTGACCGGAATCGATTGGTGCATCGCAGGCGAGCTGACCGTCAGATCCCGGGTGCGGGCGTCGATTTGCCGCACAGCGGTGATCGTGGCGCTGCTGTCGCCGGAACGCGCCGCGTCGCCCGCGCGGGCATGCGCGTTCGTGGCCCCGAGCATCGCCGTGACCAGCAGCAGGGAGCAGGCCGAAAGCCGGCCGCGTCGGATGCGCCGCGCGCGGCCGGTCGAAGCGGAAATGTGGAGAGATGACATGAGCTGCGGGGTTCTCCTTAGCGAGGCGGCAGGCCCGGGAGCGGAGCGGTGCTCCCGCATCGGGCACCGTGTGTCGACCTTCGACCGTGGTGATGTGCGGTGGTGCGCTACGCGGCAGGCTCGTCTCGACGATCGAGCGGGTGACTGGTGCGGCCGGGCTGGGGGGTGGCGAGCCGGCGCCGTGGTGCCCGGCGGTTACGGCGAACTCGCGGTGAGGGGCCTGGGCTGCACTCGGGCCCTCGGGGGTTCTCGGCACGGAGGGCGTCGAATTCAGCGGGGTGTTGTGCGGGGTGCGGGCACGGTTGCTCCTTCCGCGTGCTTGCATGAGTGAGATCGGGTTGGACGGGGTCGACGATGCCGAGGCGGAGATAAAAGTGCCAGGCGACACACCGTTTTGTTCTGTAATGCGCGTGGTGTGGGGGGTGGCTGTGTGGGTGGGGAAGTGCTAGGTGGTGGGGTCCGATTGCGGTGTGGGCGGCCTGTCAATGTCGTGGACGGCCGGGTAGGGGGAAGCCGTTCGTGCGGGCATGAGTCCGGCGCTGCACCCGCAGGGCTCAGGGGGCCGGATGCTGGGCTGGGCGGTGCGCGTTTAGCTGGAAGTGGTGGGGGTGTCTGGGGTGGGTTCTTGGAGGGGTGGGAGTGGGAGCTGGGCTTGCAGGGTGCGACGGAGTGGTGGTGTCTGCGTGGTGCGGGACCTGCGGGGGTGGGGGGTCAGATGGTGGGTTGCGGGGTGCGGGTGTAGGTCAGGGCGTTGCTGGTTCCTCCTTGGGTGGTGACGGTGACGGTCACGGGTCCTGTGGGGCCGTTCGGGGCGGTTGTGGTGATCTGTGTGTCGGAGATGACGGTGAACGGTGCGGCGCTGGTGGCGAATCGGAGGGTTGAGGCTGTCGTGAGTGCGGTTCCGGTCAGGGTGATGAGGGTGCCGGGGGAGGTGGGTCCGGTGGTGGGGGCCAGTGTGCTGAGGGTGGGGGGTGGGATGTAGGCGAAGGGCAGGGGGTTGCTGGTTCCTCCGGGGGTGATGACGGTGATCGGTGCTGTTCCGGTGCCGGCGGGCGCGGTGGTGTTGATCTGGGTGTCGGATACCACGGTGTAGGCGGTGGCGTTGGTCGGGCCGAACAGGACGGCGGAGGTGTTGAGCAGGTTGCTGCCGGTCAGGGTCAGGGTGAGGCCGCCGGTTGTGGGGCCGGCGGTGGCGGTGGCGCTGTGCAGCTGGGGGGGTGCTGCGTAGAAGAAGTACGCGCTCGGTGAGGTGGCGCTTTGGCCGCTCGGGGTGGTGACTGCAACGGCGGCGGCTCCGGCCTTGCCCGCGGGAGTGACTGCTGTGATGAGGGTGGCTGAGTTGACGGTGAACGACGAGGCGGGTGTGCCGTCGAATGTCACTGCTGTCGTGCCTGTGAGCCCCGTTCCGGTCAGGGTGGCGGTGGTGCCTCCGGAGGCCGGTCCGTTGGAGGGGGTGACTGCTGTGATCGTGGGCAGCGCGGCCGTGATGAAGGTGTAGGAGACCGCGTTGCTGGTGCCTGTGGGGCTGATCACCGTCACGGGTGCCGGGCCTGCGCTGTGGGCGGGGGCGACGGCGGTGATCTGCGTGCTGGAGTTCACGGTGTACGAGGCGGCCGGGGTGGTGCCGAAGCGCACGGCCGTGGCACCGGCCAGGCCGGCCCCGGTGATGGTGACGGTGTTCCCGCCGGTTGTGAGGCCTTGCGAGGGGCTGACGGTGCTGACCGTGGGGGCCATGGAGTGCTCCTATGACAACTGGCGTGGCGCTCGGCCGGTTCGGCCGGCTGAGGGGGACTGCTGGTGCGAGGGGGGTGATGAGGGGTGGTGTTCCTTCCTGCGGGTCGTGCCGCCGGGTGTCGCGGGCCGGCACGGGCAGCAGGTGTGCTGGGAGAAGGGGCGGGTGTGGATGCCCGTGCGGAGGCCGGGGTGCGGCCGTCACCTGTGGGGGCCCGCGGGGCAGGAGGGGGTTTTTCGGGCGGTGCCGGGTACCGGTGTGTGGGTGACGTGCACGCCGCCGGCTCCGGCGAGGTGCGGCAGTGTTCGCCGGCAGTGTCGTGCAGCTGACCGCCGGTGACGGCACCGGTGCGTGGACCGCCGGCCGTTGCCGTGTTCACGCCGGCCGGCCGGGCGTGCGGGCGTGCGGGCGCGGTGGCACTCGGCTCGGCGTCGCGCATCCCTGCAGGAGCGGCCGGTGCGGCAGGGCGCGGGCGTGGTGGAGCCGCCCGTCCGGGGCATCGCCCTCGCCTCCGCCGGCAGGCGGCGCGGGCGGGCGCGGGCGGTCCCGTTCCGCAGGCGTGCGCCTGCGGAACGGGGCGGCCGGTGCGGCAGGGCGCGGTGGCGGAGCCGTGGGGCCCTGCCGCGGTGACCTGCGCGGGGCAGTCGTCGGTTGCGGAGGTGCTGCCGGAGGTCGCCGTGCTGGTCCTTGGCAGGTTCGTGTCCGTGGCGGTCACGAACGGGGCGCCGCTGGTGAAACGTCGGGGGTGCGCGCAGGCCGGCATGACCACGCTCCTTGCTGAGGGGATAGGGACACATCGAGCCGGCGGGCCCCGCCGGGCGGTGTATGCCCGCGACGGCTGTGGGGGAGAGGGCGACGTCAGTCCTGCTGGCCGTGGTCGTCGTCCTGGCCTGGCCGGACGGGCGGCGAGAGCGCGCTCCCGGACGCGACCGGAGTTCGTGCGCACAGCAAACGACCGGCAGGCGCCGCCTCTATCACGATCCCCCGGGTGGGGATGGGCGGCCCACCGGTTCGCTATGTAGAGTGACCCACAAAGGCCTACTGCTGACAAGGCGTCATTGTCGGGTGTCACCCGAAGGGGTGAACACACGCAGGACGGCCGCCGCGCGGAGCCCGCTGCCCGGGCGCGATCTCCCGGTGCCCTCCCGGTTCGGGGCCTGTGTTCCTCACCCGGTTCGTTCACCACCGGCTGCGCTCTCTTCCGGTATCGCCTTCAGGGTGAGCACGCGGCGGTAGCACGCGGGGGGTGACGCCGTCCGGTTCGGCTTGCACCGGGGCCGTTGCAGGATCGGCTGCTGGAGCGGGGCCTGTGCTGGGGGCGGGCGCCGGCTGACGGCGGGGGGCGGGCCGGTGTGAGCCGGCGGTTCCGGGGGGCTTGCGCGGGGTGTCGTCACCCACGGGC includes:
- a CDS encoding alpha/beta hydrolase family protein; the protein is MSSLHISASTGRARRIRRGRLSACSLLLVTAMLGATNAHARAGDAARSGDSSATITAVRQIDARTRDLTVSSPAMHQSIPVRVILPKNWTTHRRATFPVLYMLHGGDDDYTSWTRETDVEALAKNSDVLVVMPDGGRAGYYTDWKTGAPRWETFHTRELVRLMEKSYRASSSRAIMGLSMGGFGALNYAARHKGMFRYVASMSSYVDLNDGAARLALALGANREGTDLRKVWGDPGTDARIWQAHNPAAMPAAFRGTKVHLSAGDGTPGPLDTTHTLDVVLVGALAEAALPQSMKKFAGALRSSGVQTTTHFYRPGTHSWPYWNRELHTLWPAVQRALK
- a CDS encoding IPT/TIG domain-containing protein; its protein translation is MAPTVSTVSPSQGLTTGGNTVTITGAGLAGATAVRFGTTPAASYTVNSSTQITAVAPAHSAGPAPVTVISPTGTSNAVSYTFITAALPTITAVTPSNGPASGGTTATLTGTGLTGTTAVTFDGTPASSFTVNSATLITAVTPAGKAGAAAVAVTTPSGQSATSPSAYFFYAAPPQLHSATATAGPTTGGLTLTLTGSNLLNTSAVLFGPTNATAYTVVSDTQINTTAPAGTGTAPITVITPGGTSNPLPFAYIPPPTLSTLAPTTGPTSPGTLITLTGTALTTASTLRFATSAAPFTVISDTQITTTAPNGPTGPVTVTVTTQGGTSNALTYTRTPQPTI